In the genome of Danaus plexippus chromosome 18 unlocalized genomic scaffold, MEX_DaPlex mxdp_20, whole genome shotgun sequence, the window agtactCGCGGAATTCTTaggtatcattaaaatttacaatttaattgtaatttcagAAAaccaatttgaaaataatttagaaataaaaggtATACTAATAagattatacaatatacatagtATTTCAGTAGTCGGCTGTAACAAGAAATTTTGACTTTCGTCATTATAAACCGTGAACttcattaatatagaatttaaacacATTTGACCTCTGTAGTTAACATCATTGGTATGGACGCAAGTGTTTTGATTGCGCTTGCATAATAATATGCTTACTGTTATAACACATACCGACGTATAAATCTAAACGGTTTGTTTATAGTagtgttaataattttgtgttaaGTCCGCATCGTTGAAATAATACCAGCGATTTCAGGGACTTTCACAAACAAACCccagatataaaataagtatgattaataaaaacaaataacaaatttttatatatatctttacatactaataatacaaaaatataaaataactgccAGTGCTTGGGTACGTTATAGTGACACGTACAAAACTGTCCCATAAAAAAGAATCTAaggtaaatgtataaatttaaaatactttatatagcATGCTCATGATTCTAAAGATTGAATCGAGCAATAAGTATGTCGCTGCTTGATAACGCTCATTGTTCAGCTCGCGATAGGTATTACGCTAAAATTCATAAGACCGTGAGTAACCAATCGTCGGTCTCGTTTAGCGATGGAACGAAACGAACTTAGAGACCGTATAAGGTCCATACATATTACAAAGTTGTTATAAAGGAttataggaaaatattaaaatttgcgGGAAAGCACAGAAACAGCTACCAATGTGACAGAGATTGTAGAGAACCAAAGATattgaatatcaaataaagGAACAAACTTGTTCTGCGTTTGGTTACTTTGAATATCTATTagatactataatataattaaacaattcatGATAATGGTATTAAATTCTTGACATTATTTTCCCATCCTTGTGCGCTCAAATCTGACACAAACACTATTAATAGACCATAACTGTTGACATCATTtttcgaaacaaaaaaaaaacaacactcACTGTATTAATTTGGATAATGAGCCAAGTTCATGTAACAACAGTGAAAGCAGCTTTATCACGTATTATTGTGAACCAAACGATGAAAATCGTTGGCTGTACGTTTACGCGCCTCGGTGACTAAAAAACACGACCGCTGTGTCGTAAGGTCGGCTCAGTCTACAGTCTACTTCCATTGCGAGGTGattcatacattaaaaacttgtttataGTTACAAGGATAATACTCACTATATACGGTACGAAGCAAACGAGATTACAACTTCATTGTTAATGTATTGGTATTTATATTCTGGTCAATATGTGAATAACTctgttaataaacaaaaggAAAAATAGTCCCATGACTGATGACCTGTCTATCCATTTTTAACCGACATCGCAGAAGTTGATACCgtattagtatttattaacataattttgtgTGCTTTGTACATCAACTATTATCTCAAAAACTTAGGATCCGATGTGACTTGAGTTTTAGTCagttaatagaattttttgaatatCTATTAATGTTCAAAATCTGAGAACAAACTGACAGCCTGTTGTCTGCCAGAAGCGTAATAAATCTGCGATAACGAACACAACTCTTTtgcttttatgaattttaacttGTGGCAGTAGGCACAAAGATAGTTAAATTTGACTTTTTCCAATTCGTTGCCTTTTCAATCAATTCAATTTCCAATCGTTgcgtaaaaaaataagcagccttaaaataaaaactattgttatacTACACACGGTCAACTAACTTTTGCatgctgttttatttataaagtctcTGGCAGTAAATAggtattttacatatattattatactaggtaccagccccggcttcgcatgggctctttacaaaaaatatataatagcctttataattttgagaattattaaatttatagcatGATAACTTTCACATGGTaggcccgatttaaatgatttaaaagtaatttacagatactgatgtgggcttgaaaacgaagtaatttattgtgataagacttaataccgtatttatggaCATATTTTGCCAATACACGCTTttggaatgccaattttttaaagttgtaaaaaagaaaaagtatgttatccttaaggtacaGACATATGCCACCACGGACCTTTCTGtggacctatataagatacacaattacaccatatattattttgttatatgtcAAAGACTTAAGGCAGCGTTatgttaaaagctctcagacggctcatgttttcccgacatcttcaacaaatatcgttaatgtatacacaagtaaatacaaaaactaaacaaattatGTACTAAAACCTTCGaaaatcacgctatcgagtggctataactgtttgataatcggtgtgGTAGTTTtcccgtttatcgcgaacagacggacagacagacGAAGCGaagaactttgttttataaatatattgatattatttataaatattcagtaaCAGAATGTCAAAAAAACCttcaacatacatacatgcagCCTTCCTTACAATGTTACAAGTAGTGACGTTGACGTCACATTTTGATCCGCCAATATTGTGACGTATtggaaacttataataatgaaatttaataataaatacatttttatttgtaaaagtaCTTATGTCAGTATATTTCTTTAGTAATAATGGTTACGTATGACTTTATGgatgatttttaaatcataagtaTATTTCCTATCGTGGTCTGTTCCCATACTATCACCGATATAATGCActgatattcaaatataacctTTATTCACTCCTatgttcttttataaaactagaGTCATTACGATCCCCAACAATAAGATATCCAGGAAAAAGTTAAGATAGTAAAAAGTTTCGCTGCCTAATAAGGggatgtttcaataaaaaaaaaacgataacagtctgcaaataaaaatgagacaaaaacaaatatatgattatttataacatttattaatattaaaacatactttattgtttctattacAAGCTACTGTCATACCAACTCTACGTTACTACTATGGGAATGGCATGTCACCGGAAAACTATAGCGACTCTTGATTTGGCACAAGTGTTGTTTATATAGAGGTGGAAAcagtttcattgaaaattaacaaatataggCCGAAATCTGTACtctactattataatttattagttgTCAACTACTCGACCATGATTTGTGACCAGCGCAGTGGAAATGACGCTGACCTTGACATTTAGTTCGGTTACTGTCGGAATGCGAACATGTTTTTCGGAAATATTCGGCTATCTTCGTGTAAGATCGGataatgtaaacaatttttataaatattgccCATCAGCATATAAGTTTCTCAAATCTTATGTctggattaaatttaaaataactagtaTCCCAGccgaatttttaattaagacaaaataaaactgagaATAAAAAGACAAGTATACAAAACGAGTCATCGGAGACTCAATTGCTACTGACTACTGTTCATTCAGAATGTCATCACATAGACTAAATGCtgtcatttaaaaatcttgttttaatatttatttgcaatagACATAGAGaactttacttatttttaactatccCAATGTCTGAGATCTAATCTCGACTCAACGAAACATCTTCTTGATGACTGTATTATAATTCTCATTCATTTTTTCAAAGTGTGGACGTAGTTCATTGGCTTTCATCAAAGACGCTTTATCGTTAGGGTCTATACTGAGGGCCCTCTGAATGTCCGTCCAAGCTTCTTCATACATGTGGAGTCCCACATAAGCAATTGACCGTCTGTATAATGCTTTGATATTTTCAGAGTCATATTTGAGCGCCCTTGAACATAAGTCCAGTGCTGCACCAAACTCCTCAAACTGAAGCTGACAGTGTGCCATATTGTTGTATAACTTTACctgttgcaaaaaaaaaactattaacaagTAATAACTgagtttacaatattaaaagagAGTAAGTTGTTACTTCATGTGCAAGTGaggtttaaaacttaatagatAGTTTTTGTCTGACTGTGTGGACCACCAAGTAATGAAAGCTAGTGttttcaaatgttaaaattaattattaccctcatattaataaattctttgacCCTCTCATCATCTATGGAACTTTTATCAACAGGCTCAATAGCAATGAGCATTTTCATGGCTTTAGAGAACCTCCTAAAGCCATCCACCACTCGTTTGTCCTTCACCAGTTGTACGCCGCGTTCCTTGTGATGAGCCGCGGACTCGAACAACCTCGCCCAACTCCAGTCACTTATCAACTGTTCTTCTGTCACATCCACCAGCTCTATCCTAAAAGTTATCTCCTTGATCAAGTCACCGTGACTATTTTTGTAAGTCAGATTCGCTCTGCTGATCTCCCCGCTGCACATTCGCTGTAGCAGTATTTCGACATCTCTGTCTATGAAAGAGTCCATGTCTCCGATGATGACGTTCCCGTCGAAAGGAATGTTGAAAATGCGACTTTCCGGCTCAATTTC includes:
- the LOC116773123 gene encoding uncharacterized protein LOC116773123; translation: MMFKETIVSFRPEREIRKTILVPGDYNLVPYEDARCKIRLGDVKCSNRAGPCEIEPESRIFNIPFDGNVIIGDMDSFIDRDVEILLQRMCSGEISRANLTYKNSHGDLIKEITFRIELVDVTEEQLISDWSWARLFESAAHHKERGVQLVKDKRVVDGFRRFSKAMKMLIAIEPVDKSSIDDERVKEFINMRVKLYNNMAHCQLQFEEFGAALDLCSRALKYDSENIKALYRRSIAYVGLHMYEEAWTDIQRALSIDPNDKASLMKANELRPHFEKMNENYNTVIKKMFR